In Prunus dulcis chromosome 2, ALMONDv2, whole genome shotgun sequence, a single genomic region encodes these proteins:
- the LOC117617737 gene encoding pleckstrin homology domain-containing protein 1: MASLWRAATGQTEKPNDYDGVEFWLNPERTGWLTKQGEYIKTWRRRWFVLKQGKLFWFKDSTVTRGSSPRGVIPVASCLTVKGAEDVLNKQYAFELSTRSDTMYFIADSEKEKEDWINSIGRSIVQHSRSVTDSEVVDYDSNK; encoded by the coding sequence ATGGCGAGCCTATGGCGAGCCGCGACGGGCCAGACGGAGAAGCCCAACGACTACGACGGAGTGGAGTTCTGGTTAAACCCTGAACGCACTGGTTGGTTGACCAAGCAAGGCGAGTACATAAAGACGTGGCGTCGCCGGTGGTTCGTGCTCAAGCAAGGCAAGCTCTTCTGGTTCAAGGACTCAACCGTCACCCGCGGCTCCAGCCCACGTGGCGTGATCCCGGTGGCTTCCTGCCTCACAGTCAAGGGAGCCGAGGACGTCCTCAACAAGCAGTACGCGTTCGAGCTGTCCACGCGCTCCGACACCATGTACTTCATCGCCGACTcggagaaggagaaggaggacTGGATCAACTCGATCGGACGGTCCATAGTGCAGCACTCGAGGTCCGTCACCGACTCCGAGGTCGTCGATTACGATAGCAACAAGTGA